In a genomic window of Sarcophilus harrisii chromosome 4, mSarHar1.11, whole genome shotgun sequence:
- the DNAJC30 gene encoding dnaJ homolog subfamily C member 30, mitochondrial, translating to MAALVGRRCPQLWWPAGRKAARASSAGRGGPWTGKEQVSAGPSRYSRTALYDLLDVPVTATQAQIKAAYYRQSFLYHPDRNSGSAEAAERFTRIGQAYVVLSNAALRRQYDRGLLGAEHAQVAAHAPSSPRPRPPASVHSAYGPQRARPAPGGQHMFDFDAFYRAHYGEQLEREQRLRARREAMRKAREVRQRSGLRWDESMLLGLILLLGFLGLSHRN from the coding sequence ATGGCGGCCCTAGTGGGCCGGCGGTGTCCCCAGCTGTGGTGGCCCGCTGGGCGGAAGGCGGCCCGGGCCAGCTCGGCCGGCAGAGGCGGCCCCTGGACCGGGAAGGAACAAGTAAGCGCCGGCCCCTCCCGGTACTCGCGCACGGCGCTGTACGACCTGCTGGACGTCCCGGTCACGGCTACGCAGGCGCAGATCAAGGCAGCCTACTACCGGCAGAGCTTCCTCTATCACCCGGACCGCAACTCGGGCAGCGCGGAGGCGGCGGAGCGCTTCACGCGCATCGGCCAGGCCTACGTGGTGCTGAGCAACGCCGCGCTCCGCCGCCAGTACGACCGCGGCCTGCTGGGCGCCGAGCACGCTCAAGTCGCCGCGCACGCGCCCTCCTCGCCCCGGCCCCGGCCTCCCGCGTCCGTGCACTCCGCCTACGGCCCCCAGCGCGCGCGGCCCGCCCCCGGAGGCCAGCACATGTTTGACTTCGACGCCTTCTACCGCGCGCACTACGGGGAGCAGCTGGAGCGCGAGCAGCGGCTGCGGGCGCGCCGCGAGGCCATGCGCAAAGCCCGCGAAGTGCGCCAACGCTCGGGCCTGCGCTGGGATGAGAGCATGCTCCTGGGCCTGATCCTGCTGCTGGGCTTCCTGGGCTTGTCGCACCGCAACTAG